A region from the Triticum aestivum cultivar Chinese Spring chromosome 3D, IWGSC CS RefSeq v2.1, whole genome shotgun sequence genome encodes:
- the LOC123074600 gene encoding uncharacterized protein — translation MEDRDHGPAENLPESPHRIVDGDEEGDEDGDGFTFPVLPFVADAHIVPVYPVFGRPPPPPPAASVDEQETATVRVPLGRLLLEERDFRARQRDEEGSGAGELEGVAPESYCLWAPGQSTPASPRRCRKSSSTGSVLRWRRISERLVGRSHSDGKEKFVFLDATSGPPKQGDVVEGGSRSDGGGGADAHGWSYYSKGGGGGGGSGGAGRRRSYLPYKQELVGLFANVSGLRRSYPPF, via the coding sequence ATGGAGGACAGAGACCATGGCCCCGCTGAGAACCTTCCTGAGTCTCCACACCGCATcgtcgacggcgacgaggagggagACGAAGACGGAGACGGCTTCACCTTCCCCGTCCTACCGTTCGTGGCGGACGCGCACATCGTGCCCGTGTACCCCGTCTTCGGccggcccccgcccccgccgccggcggcCTCGGTCGACGAGCAGGAGACGGCCACCGTGCGCGTGCCGCTGGGGCGGCTCCTGCTGGAGGAGCGCGACTTCCGCGCGAGGCAGAGGGACGAAGAGGGCTCCGGGGCCGGCGAGCTGGAGGGCGTGGCGCCGGAGAGTTACTGCCTCTGGGCCCCCGGGCAGTCCACTCCGGCGTCCCCGCGGCGGTGCCGGAAGAGCAGCTCCACGGGGTCGGTGCTCCGGTGGCGTCGCATCAGCGAGCGCCTCGTGGGGCGGAGCCACAGCGACGGCAAGGAGAAATTCGTCTTCTTGGACGCCACCTCAGGGCCTCCCAAGCAGGGGGACGTGGTGGAAGGGGGCAGCAggagcgacggcggcggtggcgccgaTGCCCACGGATGGAGCTATTacagcaaaggaggaggaggtggaggaggaagcgGCGGCGCTGGCCGGAGGAGATCTTACCTCCCGTACAAGCAAGAGCTTGTCGGGTTGTTCGCCAACGTCAGTGGGTTACGGCGAAGCTATCCCCCGTTCTAA